In Flavobacterium endoglycinae, one DNA window encodes the following:
- a CDS encoding DUF5686 and carboxypeptidase regulatory-like domain-containing protein encodes MKNIILSALLLFSVFSSAQIKGTITDEKGNPLPFVSVFEEGTYRGTTSNEQGQYQLQVKEIGKNKIVFQYLGFKTQKITVSPDSKNLTLDIKMQEESFSLNEVVIDPKNNPANAIIKSAIANRKENSEKTSRFTADFYSKGILKVKDLPKKILGQKIDLGPDLSSNLDSTGTGILYLSETLSKISFQKPDKLKETIIASKISGNNNGFSYNTAALSTYDFYDNTLEFDVNLISPIASNAFNYYKYKLEGSFYDDNKHQIYKIKVIPKRDKEPVVEGYIYIVDDSFAIYALDVDIKGYRVKNEFTEVMNLKQSFSYNAENKIWSKNAQTLSFNAGGFGVKFSGQFNYVYSNYEFPDSFSKKTFGNEIVAFDLNANKKDNAFWNEIRPIPLTLEESTDYTKKDSLQIIRKSKKYTDSIDAKNNKFKVWDILRGYDYKNTFKKYSFKYDGLLNLTSLSFNTVQGFNLDSGFSFKKWNEENGKTTSLSTTFNYGFSDERLRVIGEFSHRFNNINYATIYVSGGTKTAQFNSAEPITKFVNSISSLFFKDNYMKLYNLEFTQISYTQDIANGINLNAKLGYEQRKPLFNTTDYSFFKRDDIYSSNNPLAPNDFNTPAFDPHHLIKAGLNARINFGNKYISRPDGRYNFKDEKYPTIFLAFEKAFAASEKKYEFERIGAAVQYDLKLDNKGVLGMNLKAGKFFNAENISFIDYRHFNGNQTHIGTTDRYLNVFNLMPYYTNSTNDRYFEMHLEHNDMGYIMNKIPLLNLLKSTMNIGFHSLAIPDRKPYSEFTVGLDNLGFGKFKLFRIDYVHSYQAGVQQNGVVFGLKILNVLD; translated from the coding sequence ATGAAAAACATTATTTTATCTGCCCTATTACTTTTTTCAGTTTTCAGTTCTGCTCAAATCAAAGGCACAATTACTGATGAGAAAGGAAATCCACTGCCATTTGTTTCTGTTTTTGAAGAAGGAACTTATAGAGGAACTACTTCAAATGAACAAGGTCAGTATCAATTACAGGTAAAAGAAATAGGAAAGAATAAAATCGTTTTTCAATATCTTGGATTCAAAACTCAAAAAATAACAGTTTCTCCAGATTCAAAAAACTTGACTTTGGATATAAAAATGCAGGAAGAAAGCTTTTCATTAAATGAAGTTGTTATTGATCCCAAAAATAATCCTGCAAATGCCATTATTAAAAGTGCCATTGCCAACAGAAAAGAAAATTCTGAGAAAACATCGCGGTTTACAGCAGATTTCTATTCAAAAGGAATTTTGAAAGTAAAAGATTTACCTAAAAAAATCCTCGGCCAGAAAATCGATCTCGGTCCTGATTTATCTTCCAATTTAGATTCTACCGGAACTGGAATTTTATATTTATCCGAAACCCTTTCAAAAATTTCATTCCAGAAACCCGATAAACTAAAAGAAACAATTATTGCTTCTAAAATATCAGGAAACAATAATGGCTTCAGCTATAATACAGCTGCATTATCAACTTATGATTTTTACGATAACACGTTAGAATTTGATGTAAATCTAATTTCTCCAATTGCCAGCAATGCTTTTAATTACTACAAATACAAACTCGAAGGAAGTTTTTATGATGATAATAAACATCAGATTTATAAAATTAAAGTTATTCCAAAACGCGACAAGGAACCTGTTGTTGAAGGTTATATTTATATAGTCGATGACAGTTTTGCTATTTATGCCTTGGATGTAGATATCAAAGGGTATCGAGTGAAAAATGAATTTACTGAAGTAATGAACCTAAAACAAAGCTTCAGTTATAATGCCGAAAACAAAATCTGGTCAAAAAATGCACAGACACTTTCTTTTAATGCTGGAGGTTTTGGTGTAAAATTTTCAGGGCAGTTTAATTATGTGTATTCGAATTATGAATTTCCAGATTCATTTTCTAAAAAAACATTTGGAAACGAAATCGTAGCTTTTGATTTAAATGCCAATAAAAAAGACAACGCTTTCTGGAATGAAATCCGTCCGATACCTTTAACACTTGAAGAAAGTACAGATTATACTAAAAAAGATAGTCTGCAGATCATTCGAAAATCTAAAAAATATACAGATTCAATTGATGCTAAAAACAATAAATTTAAAGTTTGGGACATTCTTCGAGGTTATGATTACAAGAACACTTTTAAAAAATACTCTTTTAAATACGACGGATTATTAAATCTGACCTCTTTGAGTTTTAATACCGTTCAGGGTTTTAATTTGGATTCTGGTTTTTCTTTTAAAAAATGGAATGAAGAAAACGGAAAAACAACATCTTTAAGCACCACATTTAATTATGGTTTTTCAGATGAGCGTTTGCGTGTTATTGGCGAATTCAGTCATCGCTTTAACAATATCAACTACGCAACAATTTATGTTTCGGGCGGAACAAAAACAGCTCAATTCAATAGCGCAGAACCAATTACAAAATTTGTCAATTCTATAAGTTCTTTATTTTTTAAAGATAATTATATGAAATTGTACAACCTTGAATTTACTCAAATCAGTTATACGCAAGATATCGCAAACGGAATTAATCTGAATGCAAAATTGGGATATGAACAGCGAAAACCGCTTTTTAATACAACTGATTATTCTTTCTTTAAAAGAGACGACATTTATTCTTCTAATAATCCGCTTGCGCCGAATGATTTCAATACTCCTGCATTTGATCCTCATCATTTGATAAAGGCTGGTTTAAATGCCCGAATTAATTTTGGAAACAAATACATTTCAAGACCTGACGGAAGGTATAATTTTAAAGACGAAAAATATCCGACAATCTTTCTGGCTTTTGAAAAAGCATTTGCAGCCAGCGAAAAAAAATATGAATTTGAAAGAATTGGCGCTGCCGTTCAGTATGACTTAAAATTAGACAATAAAGGTGTTTTAGGAATGAATCTTAAAGCGGGTAAATTCTTTAATGCTGAAAATATCTCGTTTATAGATTACCGACACTTTAATGGAAACCAAACTCATATTGGAACAACTGACCGATATTTGAATGTTTTTAATTTAATGCCTTATTATACTAATAGTACAAATGACCGTTATTTTGAAATGCATTTAGAGCACAATGACATGGGTTATATCATGAATAAAATTCCGCTTTTGAACCTTTTAAAATCGACCATGAATATTGGATTTCATTCTTTGGCTATTCCAGACAGAAAACCTTATTCTGAATTTACAGTTGGTTTAGACAATTTAGGTTTCGGAAAATTTAAACTTTTCAGAATTGATTATGTGCATTCTTACCAAGCTGGCGTACAACAAAATGGCGTTGTGTTTGGATTGAAGATTTTAAATGTATTAGATTAG
- the aroQ gene encoding type II 3-dehydroquinate dehydratase — protein MKICIINGPNLNLLGKREPEVYGSQTFEDYFEILKEKFPNIELSYYQSNIEGELIGKVQECGFTFDGIILNAGAYTHTSIGLGDAIKAVTTPVIEVHISNTYARESFRHQSYLSGNAKGVILGFGLKSYELAIQSFL, from the coding sequence ATGAAAATCTGCATTATCAACGGGCCAAATTTGAATCTTTTAGGAAAACGTGAACCTGAAGTTTATGGAAGCCAGACTTTTGAAGATTACTTTGAAATTTTAAAAGAGAAATTCCCAAACATCGAACTTTCTTACTATCAAAGTAATATCGAAGGCGAATTGATTGGAAAAGTTCAGGAATGCGGTTTTACGTTTGACGGAATTATTTTAAATGCAGGTGCTTACACACACACTTCTATAGGTTTGGGCGATGCTATAAAAGCCGTAACCACTCCAGTTATTGAAGTGCATATTTCGAATACATACGCACGCGAAAGTTTCAGACATCAATCTTATTTATCAGGAAATGCAAAAGGCGTTATTTTAGGTTTCGGATTAAAAAGCTACGAACTTGCAATTCAGTCTTTCCTATAA
- a CDS encoding porin family protein, which translates to MKKILLAAVLFIATTATIQAQFVQIGVKAGVNFANQTGGSSFDGISVDKKGITSYHGGLVAELKLLEKFSIQPELLYTTQGAEYKSAVQDFKNELGYIAIPVMAKIYMTKSLSLELGPQASFLVSNKKEFDAADPKTFDFSLNAGLGLKVVGGLFVQARYGIGLTEVSKEADFKNSVFQLSAGYMF; encoded by the coding sequence ATGAAAAAAATACTTTTAGCAGCTGTACTGTTCATTGCAACAACAGCTACAATCCAAGCACAGTTTGTACAAATCGGGGTAAAAGCCGGGGTTAACTTTGCTAACCAAACAGGCGGTTCCAGCTTCGACGGAATCTCTGTTGATAAAAAAGGTATCACTAGCTACCACGGTGGTTTAGTCGCAGAACTTAAGTTATTAGAAAAATTCTCTATTCAGCCAGAGCTTTTGTACACTACACAAGGTGCAGAATACAAAAGTGCTGTACAGGATTTTAAAAACGAGTTAGGATACATTGCAATTCCTGTTATGGCAAAAATCTACATGACAAAATCTCTTAGCTTAGAACTTGGTCCACAAGCCTCATTTCTTGTAAGCAATAAAAAAGAATTTGATGCTGCAGATCCAAAAACATTTGATTTCTCGCTTAATGCAGGTCTAGGATTAAAAGTTGTTGGAGGTCTTTTTGTTCAAGCTCGTTACGGAATAGGTTTGACTGAAGTTTCAAAAGAAGCTGATTTTAAAAACTCTGTATTCCAACTTTCAGCTGGATACATGTTCTAA
- a CDS encoding outer membrane beta-barrel protein, producing MKKIFLTAIAVFGFAFANAQTTGFSKGDAFISGALNVHSTKEGDAKANGFIIEPRVGYFVSENIAIGAKLGFGTTKIGEDKTNNFTAGAFGRYYFTPASQFSVYGQAGIDFTTLKEKPSDFKSNEFGANVGLGLSYFLSNHFAIEATWLGLGYSVNNNGGHGADKTNSFNFGTDLRAVTFGVVYKF from the coding sequence ATGAAAAAAATTTTTTTAACTGCTATTGCAGTATTTGGTTTTGCATTTGCTAATGCACAAACAACTGGGTTTTCAAAAGGAGATGCATTTATTTCTGGTGCTTTAAATGTACATTCAACAAAAGAGGGAGATGCTAAAGCTAATGGTTTTATAATTGAACCAAGAGTAGGTTACTTTGTGTCTGAAAATATTGCAATTGGAGCAAAATTAGGTTTTGGAACCACAAAAATTGGTGAAGACAAAACCAATAATTTTACAGCTGGGGCATTTGGTAGATACTATTTCACTCCTGCATCTCAGTTCTCTGTGTATGGTCAGGCTGGTATTGATTTTACTACCTTGAAAGAAAAACCAAGCGATTTTAAATCAAACGAGTTTGGAGCGAATGTTGGTTTAGGTTTAAGCTATTTCTTATCAAACCATTTTGCAATCGAAGCTACTTGGCTTGGTTTAGGATATAGTGTTAACAACAACGGAGGTCATGGTGCTGATAAAACTAACAGTTTTAACTTTGGAACTGATTTAAGAGCCGTAACTTTTGGAGTTGTTTACAAATTCTAG
- a CDS encoding porin family protein: MKKIILLAIAILAFGFANAQQTRFGVKGGLNITSFSGDNDSEALVGFQLGGFAEIKIIERLAIQPELLFSTQGAKFNRIGNNNDIDLKMNYINIPVLAKFYVTKKFTVEAGPQLGFLVSAKSDGTDVKDAYKSVDLGFNFGAGFNITDNFSVGARYTVGLSNVGDYDTDDVDQYLDSPKNSVFAIYAAYKF; this comes from the coding sequence ATGAAGAAAATTATTTTATTAGCAATTGCTATTTTGGCATTTGGTTTTGCAAACGCACAACAAACAAGATTTGGAGTAAAAGGTGGTCTTAACATCACAAGTTTTAGTGGAGATAATGATTCTGAAGCTTTAGTTGGTTTTCAACTAGGAGGTTTTGCTGAAATTAAAATTATAGAGAGATTGGCTATTCAACCTGAACTTTTGTTCTCTACACAAGGAGCAAAATTTAACAGAATTGGAAATAATAATGACATTGATCTTAAAATGAATTACATAAATATTCCAGTATTGGCAAAGTTTTATGTAACTAAAAAATTTACTGTTGAAGCAGGTCCACAGTTAGGATTTCTTGTTTCTGCAAAAAGTGACGGTACCGATGTTAAAGATGCTTACAAATCTGTAGATCTTGGTTTTAATTTTGGTGCTGGATTTAATATTACTGATAATTTTTCTGTTGGGGCAAGATATACAGTAGGTTTGTCAAATGTTGGCGATTATGATACAGATGATGTGGACCAATATTTAGATAGTCCAAAGAATAGCGTATTTGCCATCTATGCAGCTTATAAATTCTAA
- a CDS encoding porin family protein: MKKNFFTAITVIMFGFVNAQDVKFGIKGGLNISNFSGDTDGIETKSRYGFNLGGFVEIKFSEKIALQPEILYSTQGVKFENVGTDVNGTFRTGDINFNLAYINIPVMFKYYPAERFSVEAGPQIGFLTSAKTKTRLDGFNRTVTQDAKYLFESIDFGLNIGAGYYFTENLAVGARYNIGLANIVKTEVGDDSKLHNKVFSLSVAYKF, from the coding sequence ATGAAAAAAAATTTTTTTACTGCAATCACAGTTATCATGTTTGGATTTGTTAATGCGCAAGATGTGAAATTTGGTATAAAGGGAGGATTAAATATTTCTAATTTTTCTGGAGATACAGATGGGATAGAGACAAAATCTAGATATGGTTTTAATCTGGGGGGATTTGTAGAAATTAAATTTTCAGAAAAAATTGCATTACAGCCTGAGATATTATATTCTACTCAAGGTGTGAAATTCGAAAATGTGGGAACAGATGTTAACGGTACTTTCCGCACGGGAGATATTAATTTTAATTTAGCTTATATTAATATACCTGTAATGTTTAAATATTATCCAGCAGAAAGGTTTTCGGTGGAGGCTGGACCACAAATTGGATTTTTAACTTCTGCAAAAACTAAAACGAGACTAGACGGCTTTAATAGGACAGTTACACAAGATGCTAAATACCTTTTTGAGTCAATTGATTTCGGATTAAATATAGGAGCAGGATATTATTTTACCGAAAATTTGGCTGTTGGAGCTAGGTATAACATCGGTTTAGCTAATATTGTAAAAACTGAAGTAGGAGATGATTCAAAGCTTCATAATAAAGTTTTTTCATTGTCAGTGGCTTATAAATTCTAA
- the xerD gene encoding site-specific tyrosine recombinase XerD codes for MKWNNYIKDYQSYLRIERGLSKNTIDNYSFDIERLCLFLETNQIDVSPVKITDETIQQFIYSVSKEVNPRSQARIISGLKSFFNYLIFEDYRNDSPLELIESPKTGRKLPDTLSVKDIDALIDAIDLSSNEGERNRAMLETLYGCGLRVSELVALKISDLFFDEGFMKITGKGNKERFVPIGKLTQKYIEIYQNQVRVHLNIKKGCEDTLFLNRRGNQLTRAMIFTIIKDLAVKINLKKSISPHTLRHSFATHLLENGADLRSIQLMLGHESITTTEIYVHLDRSFLKEVMHSYHPRK; via the coding sequence ATGAAATGGAATAATTATATAAAAGACTATCAGTCGTATCTGCGAATTGAACGCGGCTTGTCTAAAAATACAATCGATAATTATAGTTTTGATATCGAAAGATTATGTCTTTTTTTAGAAACCAATCAAATTGATGTTTCGCCAGTAAAAATTACCGATGAAACCATTCAGCAGTTTATATATTCTGTTTCCAAAGAAGTAAATCCACGTTCGCAGGCTCGAATCATTTCGGGATTAAAAAGCTTTTTTAATTATCTGATTTTTGAAGATTATCGAAACGACAGTCCTTTAGAATTAATTGAAAGTCCAAAAACCGGACGAAAACTTCCTGATACATTATCTGTTAAAGATATTGATGCTTTAATTGATGCTATTGATTTAAGCAGTAACGAAGGCGAACGGAACAGAGCAATGCTCGAAACGTTGTATGGATGCGGTCTTCGAGTTTCGGAATTGGTTGCTCTTAAAATTTCTGATTTGTTTTTTGATGAAGGTTTTATGAAAATTACTGGAAAAGGTAATAAAGAACGTTTCGTTCCAATTGGGAAATTGACACAAAAATATATTGAGATTTATCAAAACCAAGTCAGAGTTCATCTTAATATTAAAAAAGGCTGTGAAGATACTTTGTTCTTAAACCGAAGAGGAAATCAGCTTACACGTGCGATGATTTTTACCATCATAAAAGATCTGGCAGTTAAAATTAACCTTAAAAAAAGCATAAGTCCGCATACTTTGCGGCATTCATTTGCAACACATTTGCTGGAAAATGGCGCAGATTTAAGATCGATCCAATTAATGCTAGGACATGAATCTATCACAACCACAGAAATATACGTGCAT